Proteins from a single region of Candidatus Eremiobacterota bacterium:
- a CDS encoding S9 family peptidase yields the protein MPFQRPLVALLASALLLGAAAPPRLVYPPAPPSPATDTYFGTQVADPYRGLENPNDPKTRAWAQAESDLARRFIHGQPAYALIRARVEALEHGSPSRSGLQIAGRHWFYLRRTPPAPQPALAVRDGEGAPERVLYDPAASATGTPPAIGSVYPSPNGTYVAFTTQQGGSEDETLHVIEVGSGTTLADTLAHVGGGTTPVALAWDGNEKGFTHTALPRNADGTYAKDGIVLVHHALGSDPASDAYVFGRGLSPKAEYHLLASRDGSALAAIVAEGDGVAASVYLRRGAGAFEQVATPAAGIGNSADAKAAFVGNVLAVIAKGKTPRGAVLGIGPGQTVDTAKTLVPAGDLVIDDLAAIPGGFATLDVDGGDSGMRTFGADGTPRGTVPIPPVSTIDDFASDPSGSEVIVGYEGYTAPRRWYRYDPARNALVPTSIGTTSPGDFSRVRVQRVLVASLDGGVKIPLEIVSGPNARGARTPTILGAYGAYGTITRPRFNPTALAWLERGGALAEAMIRGGGEYGEQWHQAARLATKTVSADDLAACAKWLGANGYGDAKHLGIAGGSAGGFLMGLALTRDPQLYRAVDSAVGIYDLLRVELTPNGAFNTPEFGTVTDPAQFAWMLKQSPYHNVRKGVAYPAVLMTTGENDPRVDPYNSRKMIALLQADSSSPHLILLLQKSGQGHGIGNSLQQRVEADAERYAFFWSQLSS from the coding sequence ATGCCGTTCCAACGCCCGCTCGTCGCGCTGCTCGCCTCCGCGCTGCTGCTCGGCGCCGCCGCACCACCGCGGCTGGTCTATCCGCCCGCGCCGCCGAGTCCGGCGACCGACACGTACTTCGGCACGCAAGTCGCCGATCCGTATCGCGGGCTGGAGAATCCGAACGATCCGAAGACGCGCGCGTGGGCGCAGGCCGAGTCAGATCTCGCGCGGCGCTTCATCCACGGCCAGCCGGCGTACGCGCTGATCCGCGCGCGGGTCGAGGCGCTGGAGCACGGCTCACCTTCGCGCAGCGGCTTGCAGATTGCCGGGCGGCACTGGTTTTATCTGCGCCGCACGCCGCCGGCGCCGCAGCCCGCGCTCGCCGTGCGCGACGGCGAAGGTGCGCCGGAGCGCGTGCTCTACGATCCCGCCGCCTCGGCGACCGGGACGCCGCCGGCGATCGGTTCGGTCTATCCTTCGCCGAACGGCACCTATGTCGCGTTCACCACCCAGCAAGGCGGCAGCGAGGACGAGACGCTGCACGTCATCGAGGTCGGCTCGGGGACGACGCTCGCCGACACGCTCGCGCACGTCGGCGGCGGAACGACGCCCGTCGCGCTGGCGTGGGACGGCAACGAGAAAGGCTTCACCCACACCGCGCTTCCGCGCAACGCGGACGGCACGTACGCGAAGGACGGCATCGTGCTCGTGCACCACGCGCTCGGCAGCGATCCGGCGAGCGACGCGTACGTCTTCGGACGCGGCCTTTCACCGAAAGCGGAGTATCATCTGCTCGCCTCGCGCGACGGCAGCGCGCTCGCCGCGATCGTCGCAGAGGGCGACGGTGTCGCGGCGTCGGTGTACCTCCGGCGCGGCGCCGGCGCCTTCGAGCAGGTTGCGACGCCGGCCGCGGGGATCGGCAACAGCGCCGATGCGAAAGCCGCGTTCGTCGGCAACGTGCTCGCCGTGATCGCAAAAGGAAAGACGCCGCGCGGCGCGGTGCTCGGGATCGGTCCCGGACAAACGGTCGACACGGCGAAGACGCTGGTGCCTGCCGGCGATCTGGTGATCGACGACCTCGCCGCGATTCCCGGCGGCTTCGCAACGCTCGACGTCGACGGCGGCGACTCGGGAATGCGCACGTTCGGCGCCGACGGCACGCCGCGCGGCACCGTGCCGATTCCGCCGGTCTCGACGATCGACGACTTCGCGTCCGATCCGTCGGGGAGCGAAGTGATCGTCGGTTACGAAGGCTACACCGCGCCGCGGCGGTGGTACCGCTACGACCCGGCGCGCAACGCGCTCGTGCCGACGTCGATCGGCACGACGTCACCCGGCGACTTCTCGCGCGTGCGCGTACAGCGCGTGCTCGTCGCCTCGCTCGACGGCGGCGTGAAGATTCCGCTCGAGATCGTCAGCGGGCCGAACGCGCGCGGCGCGCGCACGCCGACGATCCTCGGCGCGTACGGCGCGTACGGCACGATCACGCGGCCGCGCTTCAACCCGACCGCGTTGGCGTGGCTCGAACGCGGCGGCGCGCTGGCGGAGGCGATGATCCGCGGTGGCGGGGAGTACGGCGAGCAATGGCATCAAGCCGCGCGGCTCGCGACGAAAACCGTCAGTGCGGACGACCTTGCGGCGTGCGCGAAGTGGCTCGGCGCGAACGGCTACGGCGACGCCAAGCACCTCGGAATCGCCGGCGGCAGCGCGGGCGGGTTCTTGATGGGCCTGGCGCTCACGCGCGATCCGCAGCTCTACCGCGCTGTCGATTCCGCGGTGGGTATCTACGATCTGCTGCGCGTCGAGCTGACGCCGAACGGCGCGTTCAACACGCCCGAGTTCGGCACGGTGACCGATCCCGCGCAGTTCGCCTGGATGCTCAAGCAGTCGCCGTACCACAACGTCCGCAAAGGCGTCGCCTATCCCGCGGTCCTGATGACGACCGGCGAGAACGACCCGCGCGTCGACCCGTACAACTCGCGCAAGATGATCGCCCTGCTGCAAGCCGACTCGTCCTCACCGCACCTGATCCTTTTATTGCAGAAGAGTGGGCAGGGCCATGGCATCGGGAACTCACTGCAGCAGCGCGTGGAGGCGGATGCGGAGCGGTATGCGTTCTTCTGGAGCCAGCTGTCGAGCTGA
- a CDS encoding HD domain-containing protein has product MERHRPRLRAAAFEYRRIDVLKSSENALKAKRIYDPIHRFIELDAGEVALLASPAVQRLRRLRQLGLAYLAFPSAEHSRFSHALGALASGTRAFDALRTHSPEAFASESELRAKRKLLRAALLLHDLGHGPFSHACEAVLGVRHEQRTHAILALPELREALARVDADPTDVLGLITGAPDADPVLRELVSGPNLDADRMDYLLRDAYFTGVAGGTYDAEQLIESLRVIEVDGSAQLGVDGRGVVALESFVLARYMMFATVYFHHTTRAFERVLNDVLRALWPNPRALDEVEEFLAWDDFRVLDDIREMDGEGVRALRERRTVYGLAAEFNAEHDLQTFELCEHALRARWGDAVWSDSQEQMMHRLPLGTAGTAPTVRVRLMGRVVDAREASDLIAKLSGKSYWRKLFVRTDVASVDEARAICAEIIATGGQPRLL; this is encoded by the coding sequence TTGGAACGGCATCGTCCCAGGCTTCGCGCGGCGGCGTTCGAATACCGCCGCATCGACGTACTCAAATCGTCCGAGAACGCGCTCAAGGCGAAGCGCATCTACGACCCGATCCACCGCTTCATCGAGCTCGACGCGGGCGAGGTCGCGCTGCTCGCTTCGCCCGCGGTGCAGCGCCTGCGCCGGCTGCGGCAGCTGGGTCTCGCGTATCTGGCGTTCCCGTCGGCGGAGCACTCGCGCTTCTCGCACGCGCTCGGCGCGCTGGCGAGCGGCACGCGCGCGTTCGACGCGCTGCGCACGCACTCACCCGAAGCCTTCGCATCGGAAAGCGAGCTGCGCGCGAAGCGCAAGCTGCTGCGTGCCGCCCTCTTGCTGCACGACCTCGGACACGGCCCGTTCTCGCACGCCTGCGAAGCGGTCCTCGGCGTGCGCCACGAGCAGCGCACGCACGCGATCTTGGCGCTGCCCGAGCTGCGCGAGGCGCTCGCGCGCGTCGACGCCGATCCCACCGACGTGCTGGGCTTGATCACGGGCGCGCCCGACGCGGATCCCGTTCTGCGCGAGCTGGTCAGCGGCCCGAACCTGGACGCCGACCGGATGGACTATCTCTTGCGCGACGCGTACTTCACCGGCGTCGCCGGCGGAACGTACGACGCCGAGCAGCTGATCGAGTCGCTGCGGGTGATCGAGGTCGACGGCAGCGCGCAGCTCGGCGTCGACGGGCGCGGCGTCGTCGCGCTGGAGTCCTTCGTGCTGGCGCGCTACATGATGTTCGCGACCGTGTACTTCCACCACACGACGCGCGCGTTCGAGCGCGTGCTGAACGACGTGCTGCGCGCGCTGTGGCCGAACCCGCGCGCGCTCGACGAGGTGGAGGAGTTCCTCGCCTGGGACGACTTTCGCGTGCTCGACGACATCCGCGAGATGGACGGCGAAGGCGTGCGCGCCCTCCGCGAGCGCCGCACGGTGTACGGCCTCGCCGCGGAGTTCAACGCCGAGCACGACCTGCAGACGTTCGAGCTGTGCGAGCACGCGCTGCGCGCGCGCTGGGGCGACGCCGTGTGGAGCGACTCGCAAGAGCAGATGATGCACCGTCTGCCGCTCGGCACCGCAGGCACCGCGCCGACGGTTCGCGTGCGCTTGATGGGCCGCGTCGTAGACGCGCGCGAGGCGTCGGACTTGATCGCGAAGCTGTCGGGGAAATCGTACTGGCGCAAGCTCTTCGTGCGCACCGACGTCGCCTCGGTCGACGAGGCGCGCGCAATCTGCGCGGAGATCATCGCCACCGGCGGCCAGCCGCGGCTCCTGTAG
- a CDS encoding tetratricopeptide repeat protein translates to MEWGYRRVRQLLRKLRTPGAIQDDELAMTLCRLTGAASVRDAVLTLAERALRDYPSVYWTIVRRVDVDGESSQIVADETHLSERSFFRYRAAAVAAVAAEIDAVTRTTPPKRASENLDVLALVARGRYLWKHRTTAALQRAARYFERALEIDPTFARAYAGVADVHLLMGEYLIRDPLEAFHDAQTAVESGLGIDPTLPELHATLADLHMFGRKDLRRAKESFDLALSIDPTYSTAHHFAAWHAMINDDFPAAFDHLRAALGHAPDALELQTTLGIATHLQGAHEQGLRHLTEVLDLDPEFSFARYELARLLAATHRYAEALDHLHVLRAVESRDSYTALTAYAAGRSGDPTPARRFLDASRHARRPPHYLRAYARMGLGEKTEALGELRAAVEANEPWTVLLPLDGIFAELNGERTYGALLPLAR, encoded by the coding sequence ATGGAGTGGGGGTATCGACGGGTCCGCCAACTGCTGCGAAAGCTTCGGACGCCGGGCGCGATTCAGGACGACGAGCTGGCGATGACGCTGTGCCGGCTCACCGGCGCGGCCTCGGTTCGCGATGCCGTCCTTACGCTGGCGGAGCGCGCGCTGCGCGACTACCCGTCGGTCTACTGGACGATCGTGCGGCGCGTGGACGTCGACGGCGAGAGCTCGCAGATCGTCGCCGACGAGACCCATCTCTCGGAGCGCTCGTTCTTCCGCTACCGCGCCGCCGCGGTCGCCGCGGTGGCCGCCGAGATCGACGCCGTGACGCGCACGACCCCGCCCAAGCGCGCCTCGGAGAACCTCGACGTGCTGGCGCTGGTCGCGCGCGGCCGCTATCTGTGGAAGCACCGCACGACCGCCGCGTTGCAGCGCGCGGCCCGCTACTTCGAGCGCGCGCTCGAGATCGACCCGACGTTCGCCCGCGCGTACGCCGGCGTCGCCGACGTGCACCTGCTGATGGGCGAGTACCTCATCCGCGATCCGCTCGAGGCGTTCCACGACGCGCAGACCGCGGTCGAGTCGGGGCTCGGGATCGACCCGACCTTGCCGGAGCTGCATGCGACGCTCGCCGACCTGCACATGTTCGGGCGCAAGGACCTGCGGCGCGCGAAGGAGTCGTTCGACCTGGCGCTCTCGATCGACCCGACGTACAGCACGGCGCACCACTTCGCCGCCTGGCACGCGATGATCAACGACGACTTTCCGGCCGCGTTCGACCACCTGCGCGCCGCGCTGGGCCACGCGCCCGACGCGCTGGAGCTGCAGACCACGCTCGGGATCGCGACCCACCTGCAGGGCGCGCACGAGCAGGGACTGCGGCATCTGACCGAAGTGCTCGACCTCGATCCGGAGTTTTCGTTCGCCCGCTACGAGCTGGCGCGGCTGCTGGCCGCCACGCACCGCTACGCCGAAGCGCTGGACCACCTCCACGTGCTGCGCGCCGTCGAATCGCGCGACTCTTACACCGCGCTGACCGCGTACGCCGCCGGCCGGTCCGGCGACCCCACGCCGGCGCGCCGCTTCTTGGACGCCTCACGCCACGCGCGGCGCCCGCCGCATTACTTGCGCGCCTACGCGCGAATGGGACTGGGCGAGAAGACCGAAGCGCTCGGCGAGCTGCGCGCGGCGGTCGAAGCGAACGAGCCCTGGACGGTCCTGCTCCCGCTGGACGGGATCTTCGCCGAGCTGAACGGCGAGCGCACTTACGGCGCCCTCCTCCCGCTTGCACGCTGA
- the msrA gene encoding peptide-methionine (S)-S-oxide reductase MsrA, whose amino-acid sequence MEAVFDELRGVTNVVSGFSGGASATAHYDMVSTGTTGHAESVEITYDPAVVSYKQLLQVYFTVAHDPTELDYQGPDHGTQYRSAIFYAGPEQKRVAEAEIRELTAAHAFNAPIVTKLVPLRAFYPAEAYHQHFVARNPDYPYVVYNDLPKLKTLREKYPGLLKAHA is encoded by the coding sequence ATGGAGGCCGTCTTCGACGAGCTGCGCGGCGTCACGAACGTCGTCTCCGGCTTCTCCGGCGGCGCGAGCGCCACCGCGCACTACGACATGGTCAGTACGGGCACGACCGGGCACGCCGAGTCGGTCGAGATCACCTACGACCCGGCCGTCGTCTCGTACAAGCAGCTGCTGCAGGTGTACTTCACCGTCGCGCACGACCCGACGGAGCTCGACTACCAAGGCCCCGACCACGGGACGCAGTACCGCTCGGCGATCTTCTACGCCGGCCCGGAGCAGAAGCGCGTCGCCGAAGCGGAGATCCGCGAGCTGACCGCGGCGCACGCGTTCAACGCGCCGATCGTCACCAAGCTCGTCCCGCTGCGCGCGTTCTATCCGGCCGAAGCGTACCACCAGCACTTCGTCGCGAGGAACCCCGACTATCCGTACGTCGTTTACAACGACCTGCCGAAGCTGAAGACGCTGCGCGAGAAGTACCCCGGGCTGCTGAAGGCCCACGCCTAG
- the aroF gene encoding 3-deoxy-7-phosphoheptulonate synthase has translation MISVQPANGEQPPILTLTAAFEGIEGSYSHAVLNAYAERRSVVFAPMGCSSYRSVAHAVLSGRADLGLLPVDNAIAGTIREGYDVLAEYELDLLAEITWRMEHKLLGVPGATLDGLRVIDSHPVVLAECGRFLGTLPDVRRVPVPDTGVAARDVAAAQDLTRGAIASSEAARRYGLIELADTIADHPDNFTRFVLFRARNARGPAADFEPAEDFANRKTSLVFSVADAPGALGHCLSILGANGLNVSKLDSKTRLGTSGQSSFYADVDGDVREERFAGALRALREVTVALHVIGSYDAASAPPRERRAPAIVIDETPPVVPKPGAVKHPKAQRQDENVRSRVMVGDVAVGDGHFVVIGGPCSVESRDQILATAQAVAAAGGAMLRGGAFKPRTSPYAFQGLRWEGVSLLAEASRATGLPTVSEVMSIEQVERMAASVDVLQIGARNMQNFDLLKAVGKTDRPILLKRGMSATIDELLSSAEYILSEGNPNVILCERGIRTFETSTRNTLDLSAVPVLRERTHLPVIVDPSHGVGVRRWIRPLCRAAKAVGAHGLLLEVHPNPAEAMCDADQALTFRDFASIMAELASLPSFAEIHA, from the coding sequence ATGATCAGCGTCCAGCCCGCGAACGGCGAGCAGCCCCCCATCCTGACCCTGACCGCGGCCTTCGAAGGGATCGAAGGCTCGTACTCGCACGCCGTGCTGAACGCGTACGCCGAGCGGCGCAGCGTCGTGTTCGCGCCGATGGGCTGCTCCTCGTACCGCAGCGTCGCGCACGCCGTCCTCTCGGGCCGTGCCGACCTCGGCCTGCTGCCGGTCGACAACGCGATCGCCGGCACGATTCGCGAAGGCTACGACGTCCTTGCCGAGTACGAGCTCGATCTTCTGGCGGAGATCACCTGGCGCATGGAGCACAAGCTGCTCGGCGTCCCGGGCGCGACGCTCGACGGCTTGCGCGTGATCGACTCGCATCCGGTCGTGCTCGCCGAGTGCGGGCGCTTCCTCGGGACGCTCCCCGACGTGCGGCGCGTCCCTGTTCCCGACACCGGCGTCGCCGCGCGCGACGTCGCGGCGGCGCAGGATCTCACCCGCGGCGCGATCGCTTCGTCCGAAGCGGCACGGCGCTACGGCTTGATCGAGCTCGCCGACACGATCGCCGACCACCCCGACAACTTCACCCGCTTCGTGCTCTTCCGCGCGCGCAACGCGCGCGGTCCGGCGGCGGACTTCGAGCCGGCGGAAGACTTCGCCAACCGCAAGACCTCGCTCGTGTTCTCGGTCGCCGACGCGCCGGGGGCGCTCGGGCACTGTCTTTCGATCCTCGGCGCGAACGGGCTGAACGTGTCGAAGCTGGACTCGAAGACGCGGCTCGGAACGAGCGGTCAGTCCTCGTTCTACGCCGATGTCGACGGCGACGTGCGCGAAGAGCGCTTCGCCGGCGCGCTGCGCGCGCTGCGCGAGGTGACCGTCGCGTTGCACGTGATCGGGAGCTACGACGCTGCGAGCGCGCCGCCGCGCGAGCGGCGCGCGCCGGCGATCGTGATCGACGAGACGCCCCCGGTCGTGCCGAAGCCGGGCGCGGTGAAGCATCCGAAGGCGCAGCGCCAAGACGAGAACGTGCGCTCGCGGGTGATGGTCGGCGACGTCGCGGTCGGCGACGGCCACTTCGTGGTGATCGGCGGACCGTGCAGCGTCGAGTCGCGCGACCAGATTCTCGCCACGGCGCAAGCGGTTGCGGCGGCCGGCGGCGCGATGCTGCGCGGCGGCGCGTTCAAGCCGCGCACCTCGCCGTACGCGTTTCAAGGGCTGCGCTGGGAAGGCGTCTCGCTGCTCGCGGAAGCCAGCCGCGCAACGGGCTTGCCGACCGTCAGCGAGGTGATGAGCATCGAGCAGGTCGAGCGGATGGCGGCCTCGGTCGACGTGCTGCAGATCGGGGCGCGCAACATGCAGAACTTCGACCTGCTCAAAGCCGTCGGCAAGACGGATCGCCCGATCTTGCTCAAGCGCGGGATGTCGGCGACGATCGACGAGCTGCTCTCGTCGGCGGAGTACATTCTGAGCGAAGGCAATCCCAACGTCATCTTGTGCGAGCGCGGGATTCGCACGTTCGAGACCTCGACGCGCAACACGCTCGACCTCTCGGCGGTCCCGGTGCTGCGCGAGCGGACGCATCTCCCGGTGATCGTCGACCCTTCGCACGGCGTCGGCGTGCGGCGCTGGATCCGCCCGCTGTGCCGTGCCGCGAAGGCCGTCGGCGCGCACGGCCTGCTCCTGGAAGTCCACCCGAACCCGGCCGAAGCGATGTGCGACGCCGACCAGGCGCTCACGTTCCGAGACTTCGCCAGCATCATGGCGGAGCTGGCGAGCCTGCCGTCGTTCGCGGAGATCCACGCCTAG
- a CDS encoding class II aldolase/adducin family protein: protein MTATAAPSLAPARERVSDEEWQVRVDLAAAYRLVAHYGWDDLIFTHISARVPGPEHHFLINPYGLLFGEITASSLLKVDLDGNLVEPTSYHFNPAGFTIHSAVHAAREDAKCVLHLHTVAGVAVSCQEHGLLSLEQTAMLLNGEVAYHEYEGVALLLDERPRLVADLGAKKAMLLRNHGTLTVGETVADAFLTMYFLERACATQVAALAGGAQLHHPSPELQEVVRKQASVGIGPVAKLAWDAQLRLLDKKDPSYKT, encoded by the coding sequence ATGACCGCTACCGCCGCCCCAAGTCTTGCCCCCGCTCGCGAACGCGTCTCCGACGAGGAATGGCAGGTCCGCGTCGACCTCGCCGCCGCGTACCGGCTGGTCGCGCACTACGGCTGGGACGATCTCATCTTCACCCACATCTCGGCGCGCGTCCCTGGGCCGGAGCACCACTTCCTGATCAATCCCTACGGGCTGCTGTTCGGCGAGATCACCGCGTCCTCGCTGCTCAAGGTCGACCTCGACGGAAACCTGGTCGAGCCCACCTCATACCACTTCAACCCGGCGGGGTTCACGATTCACAGCGCGGTGCACGCCGCGCGCGAGGACGCGAAGTGCGTGCTGCACCTGCACACCGTCGCGGGCGTCGCCGTGTCGTGCCAGGAGCACGGGCTGCTTTCGCTCGAGCAGACGGCGATGCTGCTCAACGGCGAGGTCGCGTACCACGAGTACGAGGGGGTCGCGCTGCTGCTCGACGAGCGCCCGCGGCTGGTCGCCGACTTGGGCGCGAAGAAGGCGATGCTGTTGCGCAATCACGGGACGCTGACGGTCGGCGAAACGGTCGCAGACGCGTTTCTGACGATGTACTTCCTGGAGCGCGCGTGCGCGACGCAGGTCGCGGCGCTCGCCGGCGGCGCGCAGCTGCACCATCCGTCACCGGAATTGCAGGAGGTCGTACGAAAGCAGGCGTCGGTCGGGATCGGTCCGGTCGCGAAGCTTGCGTGGGACGCGCAGCTGCGCTTGCTCGACAAGAAAGACCCGAGCTACAAGACGTAG
- a CDS encoding glutathione S-transferase family protein produces MAVKTQFPEETVDGAWVRQDDAFREWVRADGSTPYPVESGRYHLYVSLACPWAHRTIIVRALKGLEDAVGMTVVDPIRDELGWRFRDGAGFTADPINGFRYLAEAYQATDPHYHGRITVPVLWDMKTKGIISNSDDDIMRMFETEFDALARHDVDLYPAEHRKEIDELNERIYETVNDGVYRAGFAGTQEAYEEAAYRLFHSLDALEERLALRRYLFGNAPVETDWRLFVTLVRFDAVYHGHFKCNLRRIADYPNLYGYLRDLYQIDHIATTVNFDHIKCHYYVTHDEINPTRIVPIGPEQHLDAPHHRERLSTNRFA; encoded by the coding sequence ATGGCCGTGAAGACGCAGTTCCCCGAGGAGACGGTCGACGGCGCGTGGGTGCGGCAGGACGACGCGTTTCGCGAGTGGGTGCGCGCCGACGGCTCGACGCCGTACCCGGTCGAGTCCGGGCGGTATCATCTGTACGTCTCGCTGGCTTGTCCGTGGGCCCACCGCACGATCATCGTGCGCGCGCTCAAAGGACTCGAAGACGCCGTCGGGATGACCGTCGTCGACCCGATCCGCGACGAGCTCGGCTGGCGCTTTCGCGACGGCGCCGGCTTCACCGCGGACCCGATCAATGGCTTCCGCTACCTCGCCGAAGCGTATCAGGCGACGGACCCGCACTACCACGGCCGCATCACCGTCCCCGTGCTGTGGGACATGAAAACGAAAGGCATCATCAGCAACTCCGACGACGACATCATGCGGATGTTCGAGACGGAGTTCGACGCGCTGGCCCGGCACGACGTCGACTTGTATCCGGCCGAGCACCGCAAGGAGATCGACGAGCTGAACGAGCGGATCTACGAGACGGTGAACGACGGGGTCTACCGCGCCGGCTTCGCCGGGACGCAAGAGGCGTATGAAGAGGCGGCGTACCGGCTGTTCCACTCGCTCGACGCGCTCGAGGAACGGCTGGCGCTCCGGCGCTACCTGTTCGGCAACGCGCCGGTCGAGACCGACTGGCGCCTGTTCGTGACGCTGGTGCGGTTCGACGCGGTCTACCACGGCCATTTCAAGTGCAACCTGCGCCGCATCGCGGACTACCCGAACCTCTACGGCTACCTGCGCGATCTCTACCAGATCGACCACATTGCGACGACGGTGAACTTCGATCACATCAAGTGCCACTACTACGTGACGCACGACGAGATCAACCCGACCCGCATCGTCCCGATCGGCCCCGAACAACACCTCGACGCCCCCCACCACCGCGAACGGCTGTCGACGAACCGCTTCGCCTAA